In Rheinheimera sp. MM224, one DNA window encodes the following:
- the lpxK gene encoding tetraacyldisaccharide 4'-kinase has protein sequence MNWLERGWYRQHPFTLLFWPLSLLYRLVALIRRFGYQRGWFQSFAVEKPVVIVGNISVGGTGKTPFTLWLCKFLTEQGFTPGIVSRGYGARITEPVRVTSLHLACDVGDEPLLLASKSNCPVVVCPDRVAAAQYLLASTDCDIVISDDGLQHYRLKRDLELVLIDGQRGLGNQQLLPAGPLREPVSRLQSVDAVVVNSGDFDLAQYRMQLKAVKPLALDGQSQWPEKAVTLVAAIGNPQRFVDTVKSVGIEIKATAFFRDHFAFDENSLADIEGPVLMTEKDAVKCRTFAKPNWYYLPVEADLSDEFKFWLQQQLRQWRDE, from the coding sequence ATGAACTGGTTGGAGAGAGGCTGGTACCGTCAGCACCCTTTTACACTGCTGTTCTGGCCGCTGAGTCTGCTGTACCGGCTGGTCGCTCTGATCCGCCGTTTTGGCTATCAGCGTGGCTGGTTTCAGTCTTTTGCGGTAGAAAAACCAGTTGTTATTGTTGGTAATATTTCGGTAGGTGGTACAGGCAAAACGCCTTTTACCTTGTGGCTTTGTAAGTTTTTAACAGAGCAGGGCTTTACCCCTGGTATTGTCAGTAGAGGTTATGGTGCCCGAATCACAGAGCCTGTGCGGGTGACTTCTTTGCATTTGGCTTGTGATGTCGGGGATGAACCTTTACTTTTGGCCAGCAAAAGTAATTGCCCTGTAGTGGTCTGTCCGGACAGAGTGGCCGCTGCGCAGTATCTGCTCGCCTCCACAGACTGCGATATAGTGATTAGCGACGATGGCTTACAGCATTACCGATTAAAACGCGATCTGGAATTGGTACTGATTGATGGTCAGCGCGGTTTGGGTAATCAGCAGTTATTGCCAGCAGGGCCGTTACGGGAGCCGGTATCACGTTTACAAAGCGTCGATGCGGTTGTCGTCAATAGTGGTGACTTTGATCTGGCGCAGTACAGGATGCAGTTAAAAGCTGTTAAGCCTCTGGCATTAGATGGGCAAAGCCAATGGCCAGAAAAAGCTGTGACTTTAGTGGCAGCTATAGGCAATCCACAACGTTTTGTCGATACGGTAAAAAGTGTGGGTATTGAGATTAAAGCCACCGCCTTTTTCCGTGATCATTTTGCTTTTGATGAAAACAGTCTGGCTGATATCGAAGGCCCAGTGCTGATGACAGAAAAAGATGCGGTCAAATGTCGCACTTTTGCTAAACCCAATTGGTATTACCTGCCGGTCGAAGCCGACCTGTCGGATGAATTTAAATTCTGGCTGCAGCAACAGCTGCGTCAATGGAGAGATGAATAA
- a CDS encoding Trm112 family protein, with translation MALNIALLDIIACPLCKNKLKLDKEKQELICTADRLAYPVKQHIPVLLTSEARTLSLDEADKWR, from the coding sequence ATGGCTTTAAATATCGCCTTGCTGGACATCATTGCTTGTCCTTTGTGTAAAAACAAACTGAAACTGGACAAAGAAAAACAGGAATTGATTTGTACTGCTGATCGTCTGGCTTATCCGGTCAAACAACATATACCTGTGTTATTAACGTCTGAAGCCCGTACTTTAAGTCTGGATGAGGCTGACAAATGGCGTTAG
- the kdsB gene encoding 3-deoxy-manno-octulosonate cytidylyltransferase, with protein sequence MALVKTGFLVVIPARYASSRLPGKPLADIAGFTMIERVYRQAIKSGAERVVIATDDVRVQQVCEGFGAEVCMTSPAHNSGTERLAEVVSLLSLANDTVVVNVQGDEPFIPPAIIRQVAENLASQSKARMSTLSVPIAHADEVQNPNVVKVQSDKNGYALYFSRSVIPFDRDKAFTTQLADIYRRHIGIYAYRAGFIKEYVSWPASQLEQIECLEQLRVLWQGEAIHVATALETPAVGVDTPEDLERARLVAAAL encoded by the coding sequence ATGGCGTTAGTTAAAACGGGGTTTCTGGTGGTTATTCCGGCCCGTTACGCCAGTAGCCGTCTGCCAGGTAAACCCCTGGCTGATATTGCAGGCTTCACCATGATTGAACGGGTGTACCGTCAGGCCATTAAAAGTGGTGCAGAGCGTGTTGTTATTGCCACAGACGATGTCCGGGTACAACAGGTATGCGAAGGTTTTGGTGCTGAAGTCTGTATGACAAGCCCGGCCCATAATTCAGGCACTGAGCGTCTGGCCGAAGTCGTGTCTTTATTAAGCCTGGCGAACGATACAGTGGTAGTGAATGTGCAAGGCGACGAGCCTTTTATTCCGCCAGCCATTATTCGCCAGGTCGCCGAAAACTTAGCCAGTCAAAGCAAAGCGCGCATGTCGACTTTATCTGTGCCTATTGCGCATGCAGATGAAGTACAAAACCCCAATGTGGTGAAAGTACAAAGCGATAAAAATGGTTATGCGCTGTATTTCAGCCGCTCTGTGATCCCATTTGATAGAGATAAAGCTTTTACAACACAACTGGCTGACATCTATCGTCGTCATATAGGTATTTACGCCTACCGTGCTGGTTTTATTAAAGAGTACGTCAGTTGGCCAGCGTCACAGCTTGAGCAGATTGAATGCTTAGAGCAGCTTAGAGTGTTATGGCAAGGCGAAGCTATTCATGTCGCTACTGCGCTTGAAACTCCGGCTGTTGGCGTTGATACGCCAGAAGATCTGGAACGAGCCCGTCTGGTTGCGGCTGCTTTATAA
- a CDS encoding TIGR01621 family pseudouridine synthase, with protein MTTVLKLVFEHADFLVLDKPSGLSFHSEFEPGVVALAEAQFGLKLYAVHRLDKGTSGLLLLAKSSEAAAKLSELFQNQQIQKFYLALTDQKPKKKQGWVKGDMVQARRSAWKLTGTLTNPAVSYFVSAFYDVEGRRAFLVKPFTGKTHQVRVALKSVSAAILGDELYQGTAADRLYLHAYALYFSWRDADIELVLPPSDGEEFLAEPLQQHLNQNWAEPALLEWPSYQKPTSLRVE; from the coding sequence ATGACTACGGTTTTGAAGCTGGTGTTTGAGCATGCTGATTTTCTGGTGCTGGATAAACCGTCCGGCTTGAGTTTTCATTCTGAGTTTGAACCTGGTGTGGTGGCTTTGGCTGAAGCCCAGTTTGGGCTGAAGCTTTATGCCGTGCATCGCCTGGATAAAGGCACATCCGGTTTATTGCTGCTGGCAAAAAGCAGCGAAGCAGCGGCGAAGTTATCTGAATTGTTTCAAAACCAGCAGATCCAAAAGTTTTATCTGGCGCTGACCGATCAAAAACCGAAGAAAAAACAAGGCTGGGTCAAAGGCGATATGGTGCAGGCGCGCCGCTCGGCCTGGAAGCTGACCGGTACCTTAACCAATCCTGCTGTCAGTTATTTTGTATCGGCGTTTTACGATGTGGAAGGGCGTAGAGCTTTTCTGGTGAAACCTTTTACCGGTAAAACCCATCAGGTGCGGGTGGCGTTAAAAAGTGTCAGTGCAGCTATTTTAGGTGATGAGTTGTATCAGGGTACAGCAGCAGATCGTCTCTACCTGCACGCTTATGCATTGTATTTTAGCTGGCGTGATGCCGATATTGAGCTGGTGTTGCCGCCCTCTGATGGTGAGGAGTTTTTGGCTGAGCCGTTGCAACAGCATCTCAATCAGAATTGGGCAGAACCTGCTTTGCTGGAGTGGCCTTCCTATCAAAAACCAACAAGTTTAAGAGTTGAGTAA
- the tcdA gene encoding tRNA cyclic N6-threonylcarbamoyladenosine(37) synthase TcdA translates to MSDYLLRFAGIGRLYGTKALDAFQKAHVCVVGIGGVGSWAAEALARSGIGEITLIDLDDICISNTNRQLHALSGSIGQDKVAVMAERIKAINPECKVHQVEDFVTHDNLFELMSTDFDYVVDCIDSIKAKVALIAHCKRNKIAIVTVGGAGGQVDPTQIQLADLSQTVYDPLLSKVRNTLRRDYNYSRNTKRRFGIDAVYSTEQLVYPKGDGTVCQTKPELEGPMRLDCSGGFGAVTVVTGSFAFVAVSRVLKKLAEKANKV, encoded by the coding sequence GTGTCTGATTATTTATTACGTTTTGCCGGCATAGGCCGTTTGTATGGCACCAAAGCGCTGGATGCGTTTCAGAAGGCCCATGTCTGTGTGGTTGGTATTGGTGGTGTCGGCAGCTGGGCGGCTGAAGCTTTAGCGCGCTCCGGCATAGGCGAAATAACCCTGATAGACCTGGACGATATTTGTATCAGCAACACCAACAGGCAGCTGCATGCGTTATCGGGCAGCATAGGTCAGGACAAAGTGGCTGTGATGGCTGAACGTATTAAAGCCATTAACCCAGAGTGCAAAGTGCATCAGGTCGAAGATTTTGTCACGCACGATAATTTATTTGAGCTAATGAGTACAGACTTTGATTACGTGGTGGATTGCATCGACTCTATCAAAGCCAAAGTGGCGCTGATTGCGCACTGCAAACGCAATAAAATTGCGATAGTCACAGTAGGTGGTGCCGGCGGGCAGGTAGATCCGACCCAAATTCAGTTGGCTGACTTAAGCCAGACTGTGTATGACCCTTTGTTATCTAAGGTTCGTAACACCCTGCGTCGTGACTACAATTACAGCCGCAATACCAAAAGACGTTTTGGCATAGATGCTGTGTATTCAACTGAGCAGTTGGTGTATCCAAAAGGTGATGGCACAGTCTGTCAGACCAAACCTGAACTGGAAGGCCCTATGCGTTTAGATTGCAGCGGTGGTTTTGGTGCTGTCACCGTAGTGACAGGATCTTTTGCTTTTGTTGCTGTCTCAAGAGTGCTGAAAAAGCTTGCCGAAAAAGCTAATAAAGTCTGA
- a CDS encoding SufE family protein: MIRPDIFTETATALKNIYDTQLPQLRQLKDWQSKYRILMTLGKELPAFDSDWHRDEFLVQGCESKAWLLHYQDPVTAQHFWAFDSDARIVKGLIILILVQLNSLTAEQLAKATPELLLTELQLQQNISQSRSNGLLAVLNRVRASALTHK; this comes from the coding sequence ATGATCCGACCAGATATCTTTACAGAAACCGCTACTGCGCTAAAAAATATTTACGATACACAACTGCCACAGTTGCGTCAGCTGAAAGATTGGCAAAGTAAATACAGAATTTTAATGACGCTGGGCAAAGAATTACCCGCTTTTGACAGCGATTGGCACAGAGATGAATTTTTAGTTCAGGGTTGTGAAAGCAAAGCCTGGCTGCTGCATTATCAGGACCCTGTTACAGCGCAACATTTCTGGGCTTTTGACAGTGATGCCCGTATTGTAAAGGGGCTTATAATTTTGATTTTAGTGCAGCTGAATAGTCTGACTGCGGAACAGCTGGCAAAGGCGACACCAGAATTATTATTGACTGAATTACAGCTGCAGCAAAATATCAGCCAGTCCCGCAGTAATGGTTTGCTGGCTGTATTGAATCGGGTCAGAGCTTCGGCTCTGACCCACAAGTAA
- a CDS encoding aminotransferase class V-fold PLP-dependent enzyme, with translation MNFSLPSLRQQFPFFDAHPDWIYLDNAATLHKPQAVLDAMNTFYSQQNSNVHRSAHGLSQQATAAFEAARTTVAQFLNARFSHEIIWTNGTTAGFNQLVFGLMGPVLQTGDRVLISTMEHHANIVPWHIHTMPFGVELDVVPLTAEHRFDLAAFTKLLKLKPKVVSISHVSNALGHIQPIADIVRLAKAAGAIVVLDGAQGIVWEKVDVQALDVDFYLFSGHKLYGPTGIGVLYGKTEYLELLRPLLGGGEMIKTVSFSASSWNDLPYRLEAGTPNMAGAIGLAAAILWLQQQDLKAWQQHKTALVQRFYDGCRQIPALELLSGPTTNAGIVALNLKNEHPADLATLLDQQNIAVRAGTHCAMPLFQALNSKGSVRFSFACYNSFDEIDYTLAALATAVELLAE, from the coding sequence TTGAACTTCAGTCTCCCCTCTTTACGTCAGCAATTCCCGTTTTTTGACGCTCATCCGGATTGGATTTATCTGGATAATGCAGCCACTTTGCATAAGCCCCAAGCCGTGCTTGATGCAATGAATACGTTTTACAGCCAACAAAACAGCAATGTTCACCGCTCAGCCCATGGCTTAAGCCAACAAGCCACAGCTGCTTTTGAAGCGGCCAGAACCACTGTCGCACAATTTTTAAATGCCCGTTTTTCGCATGAAATCATCTGGACCAACGGCACCACAGCAGGTTTTAATCAGCTGGTATTTGGCCTAATGGGTCCTGTGTTGCAGACCGGCGATAGGGTATTAATTTCAACTATGGAACATCACGCAAATATAGTGCCCTGGCATATTCATACCATGCCTTTTGGCGTGGAGCTGGATGTGGTGCCTTTAACAGCTGAACATCGCTTTGATCTCGCCGCCTTTACCAAATTATTAAAGCTCAAGCCAAAAGTGGTTAGTATCAGCCATGTATCCAACGCATTGGGTCATATTCAGCCAATAGCGGACATAGTGCGTTTGGCCAAGGCTGCAGGCGCTATAGTCGTACTGGACGGTGCTCAGGGCATCGTTTGGGAGAAGGTCGACGTGCAGGCTCTGGATGTAGATTTTTATCTGTTCTCTGGTCACAAGCTGTATGGCCCAACGGGCATTGGCGTCTTGTATGGCAAAACAGAGTATTTGGAGCTGCTGCGCCCGCTGTTGGGCGGTGGTGAAATGATTAAAACCGTCAGCTTTTCGGCTAGCAGCTGGAATGATTTACCTTACAGATTAGAGGCTGGCACACCCAATATGGCGGGTGCTATTGGCCTTGCTGCCGCTATTTTATGGCTACAACAGCAGGATTTGAAGGCTTGGCAACAGCATAAGACTGCTCTTGTGCAGCGATTTTATGACGGTTGTCGGCAAATTCCGGCTTTAGAGCTGCTATCTGGTCCGACAACTAACGCAGGAATTGTGGCACTCAACCTGAAAAATGAGCACCCTGCCGACCTGGCAACCTTGCTCGACCAACAAAACATCGCAGTTCGGGCCGGAACTCACTGTGCTATGCCGCTGTTTCAGGCACTCAATAGCAAAGGTTCAGTGCGTTTTTCCTTTGCCTGTTACAACAGTTTCGACGAAATTGATTACACTTTAGCCGCTTTAGCTACAGCAGTGGAGTTACTTGCTGAATGA
- a CDS encoding citrate synthase — protein MADKKAVVQIEGQAPFELPIYSGTAGTDVIDVRALGQQGYFTFDPGFMATGSCESKITYIDGDNGVLLHRGYPIEQLAEYSDYLETCYLLLEGELPNKAQYDEFVHTITRHTMVHEKIASFFQGFRVDAHPMAMLCGVVGALSSFYHSDLDINDPEQRKRSAHRLIAKLPTISAMAYKYTVGQPFVYPRNDLTYAENFLHMMFSVPAEDYQVSPIVAKAMDRIFMLHADHEQNASTSTVRLAGSSGANPYACIAAGVASLWGPAHGGANEACLKMLQEIGSVDRIPEFVARAKDKNDSFRLMGFGHRVYKNFDPRAKVMRETCHDVLKELNIKDPLLDVAMELERIALSDPYFIEKKLYPNVDFYSGIILKAIGIPTSMFTVIFAMSRTVGWISHWDEMLSDKGHKIGRPRQLYTGYTKRDFKKA, from the coding sequence ATGGCAGATAAAAAAGCTGTCGTGCAGATCGAAGGACAGGCACCATTTGAACTTCCTATCTATTCTGGCACTGCAGGCACTGATGTTATTGATGTTCGTGCTTTAGGTCAGCAAGGATACTTCACCTTCGATCCGGGCTTTATGGCCACGGGTTCATGCGAATCAAAAATCACCTATATCGATGGTGATAATGGCGTGTTGTTACACCGGGGTTACCCAATTGAGCAATTAGCGGAATATTCAGATTATCTGGAAACCTGCTACCTGTTATTGGAAGGCGAGCTACCAAATAAAGCTCAATACGACGAATTTGTGCATACCATCACGCGCCACACTATGGTGCATGAGAAAATTGCCTCATTTTTCCAGGGCTTCCGTGTTGACGCTCACCCTATGGCCATGCTGTGTGGTGTGGTTGGCGCTCTGTCTTCTTTCTACCACTCAGACCTGGACATTAACGACCCGGAGCAGCGTAAACGCAGCGCTCACCGCTTAATTGCCAAGTTACCAACTATCTCTGCCATGGCGTATAAATACACTGTAGGTCAGCCTTTTGTGTATCCACGCAATGACTTAACATATGCAGAAAACTTCCTGCATATGATGTTCTCTGTGCCAGCTGAAGATTACCAAGTCAGTCCAATTGTTGCTAAAGCAATGGACCGTATTTTTATGCTGCACGCAGACCATGAGCAAAACGCTTCAACGTCCACAGTACGTTTAGCCGGTTCTTCAGGCGCTAACCCTTACGCTTGTATCGCTGCAGGCGTTGCATCTCTGTGGGGCCCTGCACATGGCGGCGCCAACGAAGCTTGCTTAAAAATGTTACAGGAAATCGGCTCAGTAGATCGTATTCCTGAGTTCGTGGCTCGCGCTAAAGACAAAAACGACAGTTTCCGTTTGATGGGCTTTGGTCACCGTGTTTACAAAAACTTTGACCCTCGTGCCAAAGTGATGCGTGAAACCTGTCACGACGTATTAAAAGAGCTGAACATCAAGGATCCTCTGCTGGACGTAGCTATGGAACTGGAGCGTATTGCGCTGTCAGACCCGTACTTCATCGAGAAGAAATTGTATCCAAACGTTGATTTCTACTCAGGCATCATTTTAAAAGCCATTGGTATTCCAACCAGCATGTTTACTGTGATTTTCGCTATGTCACGTACTGTCGGCTGGATATCTCACTGGGATGAAATGCTGTCAGACAAAGGCCACAAAATTGGTCGTCCGCGTCAACTCTATACTGGCTATACGAAGCGCGACTTCAAAAAAGCCTAA
- the sdhC gene encoding succinate dehydrogenase, cytochrome b556 subunit: MKKQRPVNLDLTTISFPAPALASILHRVTGVAMFFALVFVIWAWAVSLSSPEGFEQVRLVLQSFIAKFIAWGTITVLLYHMIGGIRHLIMDMGHWEELKSGNTSAVVTIVLWIVLAVLAGVWLWF, from the coding sequence GTGAAAAAGCAAAGACCTGTAAATCTAGACCTTACAACAATATCTTTTCCTGCTCCTGCGTTAGCGTCGATCCTGCACCGCGTAACTGGCGTCGCCATGTTTTTCGCTCTGGTGTTTGTGATCTGGGCTTGGGCAGTCTCTTTGTCTTCTCCGGAAGGCTTCGAGCAAGTCAGACTGGTATTACAATCCTTCATCGCCAAGTTTATCGCCTGGGGTACTATCACAGTTTTGCTGTATCACATGATTGGTGGCATCCGTCACTTGATTATGGACATGGGCCACTGGGAAGAACTTAAGTCCGGTAACACCAGCGCAGTCGTCACTATCGTACTGTGGATTGTATTAGCTGTTTTAGCAGGAGTTTGGTTATGGTTCTGA
- the sdhD gene encoding succinate dehydrogenase, hydrophobic membrane anchor protein, with the protein MVLNQASLKRDGVQDYVSLRATAVILTLYTLFILGFFLVTPEVTYDVWKALFSSLLMKAFTLLTLACIAVHTKIGLWQVLTDYVKNAALRGVLQFLLYTLAFGYVAVGLFVLWGV; encoded by the coding sequence ATGGTTCTGAATCAAGCCAGTTTAAAGCGCGACGGTGTCCAGGACTACGTCTCGTTACGTGCAACAGCAGTTATTCTGACGCTGTACACTCTGTTTATTCTGGGATTTTTCCTGGTTACTCCTGAGGTAACCTACGATGTCTGGAAAGCACTGTTTTCCAGTCTGCTGATGAAAGCCTTCACTTTATTAACCTTAGCTTGTATCGCAGTTCACACCAAAATTGGTCTGTGGCAGGTATTAACTGACTACGTCAAAAACGCAGCTTTGCGTGGCGTTTTACAGTTCCTGTTATACACCTTAGCTTTTGGCTATGTGGCTGTTGGTCTCTTTGTTCTGTGGGGTGTTTAA
- the sdhA gene encoding succinate dehydrogenase flavoprotein subunit, whose translation MNIPVREFDAVVIGAGGAGMRAALQITESGLTCALLSKVFPTRSHTVSAQGGITVALGNSHPDNWEWHMFDTVKGSDYIGDQDAIEYMCKTGPEAITELENMGLPFSRFENGRVYQRPFGGQSKNFGGEQAARTAAAADRTGHALLHLLYQQNVKNKTQVFSEWYALDLVKNQDGAVVGCTAIEIETGEIVYFKSRAVVLATGGAGRIFASTTNAHINTGDGVGMALRAGVPLQDMEMWQFHPTGIAGAGTLVTEGCRGEGGYLLNKDGERFMERYAPNAKDLAGRDVVARSMMTEIREGRGCDGPWGPHIKLKLDHLGAEVLESRLPGVCELSKTFAHVDPVKEPIPVIPTCHYMMGGIPTNVHGQVIHPKADGSEVIVPGLFACGEIACVSVHGANRLGGNSLLDLVVFGRATGLHLGEALAATSEYRAASDSDLQAALARTQRWEDSKPGQGEDPVQIKKDLQQCMQLNFSVFREGAAMAEGLAELKEIRERLKYARLDDKSSDFNTMRIECLELDNLMETAFSTAVAANYRTESRGAHARFDFPDRDDENWLCHSVYTPDTESMFKRKVNMEPKFREAFPPKARTY comes from the coding sequence GTGAATATTCCAGTACGCGAATTTGATGCCGTAGTAATAGGCGCAGGTGGTGCAGGTATGCGCGCCGCTCTGCAAATTACTGAATCAGGTTTAACCTGTGCTTTGTTATCCAAAGTATTCCCAACCCGTTCTCACACTGTATCTGCGCAAGGTGGTATCACTGTTGCGTTAGGTAACTCTCACCCGGACAACTGGGAATGGCACATGTTTGATACCGTCAAAGGTTCTGATTATATCGGTGACCAGGACGCTATCGAATACATGTGTAAAACTGGCCCTGAAGCCATTACTGAACTGGAAAACATGGGTTTACCTTTCTCTCGTTTTGAGAACGGCCGTGTTTATCAGCGTCCTTTTGGTGGTCAGTCTAAGAACTTTGGTGGCGAACAGGCCGCACGTACCGCAGCTGCTGCAGACCGTACTGGTCATGCCTTATTGCACCTGCTGTACCAACAAAACGTAAAAAACAAAACTCAGGTATTTTCTGAGTGGTATGCACTGGATCTGGTGAAAAACCAGGACGGCGCAGTGGTAGGTTGTACTGCCATTGAAATCGAAACCGGTGAAATTGTTTACTTCAAATCCCGTGCAGTAGTGTTAGCTACTGGTGGTGCAGGCCGCATCTTCGCCTCTACCACAAACGCGCACATCAACACTGGTGACGGTGTAGGTATGGCCTTACGTGCCGGTGTGCCGCTGCAGGATATGGAAATGTGGCAATTCCACCCGACAGGTATTGCAGGTGCCGGTACGCTGGTGACTGAAGGTTGTCGTGGTGAAGGTGGTTACTTATTAAATAAAGACGGCGAGCGTTTCATGGAGCGTTATGCTCCAAACGCCAAAGACTTAGCGGGTCGTGACGTTGTAGCTCGTTCTATGATGACTGAAATCCGTGAAGGCCGTGGTTGTGATGGTCCTTGGGGCCCACACATCAAACTGAAACTGGACCACTTAGGTGCCGAAGTTTTAGAAAGCCGTTTACCAGGTGTGTGTGAACTGTCGAAGACATTTGCTCACGTTGACCCTGTGAAAGAGCCAATTCCTGTAATCCCAACTTGTCACTATATGATGGGTGGTATTCCAACGAACGTTCATGGCCAGGTGATTCATCCGAAAGCCGATGGTTCTGAAGTGATAGTTCCAGGTTTATTTGCTTGTGGTGAAATCGCTTGTGTGTCTGTACATGGTGCAAACCGCTTAGGTGGTAACTCCTTGTTAGACTTAGTTGTATTTGGTCGCGCTACAGGTTTACACCTGGGTGAAGCACTGGCTGCAACCTCTGAATACCGTGCTGCCTCTGATTCCGATCTGCAAGCTGCTTTAGCCCGTACTCAACGTTGGGAAGACAGCAAGCCAGGTCAGGGTGAAGATCCGGTTCAAATCAAAAAAGACTTACAGCAATGTATGCAACTGAACTTCTCGGTATTCCGTGAAGGTGCTGCTATGGCTGAAGGTTTAGCTGAGTTAAAAGAAATCCGTGAACGTCTGAAATATGCACGTCTGGATGACAAGAGCTCAGACTTCAATACCATGCGTATTGAATGTTTAGAACTGGACAACCTGATGGAAACCGCATTCTCTACTGCAGTTGCTGCCAACTACAGAACAGAAAGCCGTGGTGCCCACGCTCGTTTTGACTTCCCGGACCGTGATGACGAAAACTGGTTATGCCACAGCGTCTACACGCCTGATACTGAATCAATGTTTAAGCGTAAAGTGAATATGGAACCTAAGTTCCGTGAAGCTTTCCCGCCTAAAGCACGTACGTACTAA
- a CDS encoding succinate dehydrogenase iron-sulfur subunit: MKKLVFSVYRYNPDVDKAPRMQDYTLDNPEGRDMMVLDALLKLKEQDPTLSFRRSCREGVCGSDGVNMNGKNGLACITPLSALGKGKGGKLVIRPLPGLPVVRDLVVDMTQFYTQYEKVKPYLINDELPPAGEYLQSPEEREKLDGLYECILCACCSTSCPSFWWNPDKFIGPAGLLHAYRFLADSRDTATEQRLNDLDDAFSVFRCHGIMNCVNVCPKGLNPTKAIGQIKSMLLNRAL; the protein is encoded by the coding sequence ATGAAGAAGTTAGTATTCTCTGTCTATCGTTACAACCCTGACGTTGATAAAGCGCCACGTATGCAGGACTATACTCTGGATAATCCAGAGGGTCGTGACATGATGGTGTTAGACGCACTGTTGAAATTAAAAGAACAAGACCCAACCTTATCATTCCGTCGCAGCTGCCGTGAAGGTGTCTGTGGTTCAGACGGTGTGAATATGAACGGTAAAAACGGTTTAGCCTGTATTACTCCATTGTCAGCTCTTGGCAAGGGGAAAGGTGGCAAACTGGTGATCCGTCCATTACCAGGTTTGCCTGTAGTGCGTGACTTAGTTGTTGATATGACTCAGTTCTACACTCAGTACGAAAAGGTGAAGCCTTACCTGATCAATGACGAGTTACCACCTGCAGGCGAATACCTGCAATCTCCTGAAGAACGTGAAAAGTTAGACGGCCTGTACGAATGTATTTTATGTGCATGTTGTTCAACGTCTTGCCCTTCATTCTGGTGGAACCCGGATAAATTTATCGGACCAGCTGGTTTATTACACGCTTACCGCTTCTTAGCAGACAGCCGTGATACTGCCACTGAACAGCGTTTAAACGATTTAGATGATGCATTCAGCGTGTTCCGCTGCCATGGCATCATGAACTGTGTCAACGTATGTCCAAAAGGTTTGAACCCGACCAAAGCTATAGGTCAGATCAAATCTATGCTGTTAAACCGGGCGCTTTAA